One Rhinolophus ferrumequinum isolate MPI-CBG mRhiFer1 chromosome 10, mRhiFer1_v1.p, whole genome shotgun sequence genomic window, TTCTCCAACCTGCCTGTAGACGTTCCCTGCCCCCGCTtggtgccccccaccccgccctccagCACGCCCCCTCAGGGCAACATCTTCTTCCTGGAGACTTCAGACCGGACCAACCCCAACTTCCTGTTCATGTGCTCAGTGGAGTCCGCTGCCAGGGCCCACCCCGAGTCCCGGGTCATGGTCCTGATGAAGGGGCTTCCCGGCGGCAATGCCTCGTTGCCCCGGCACCTGGGCCTCTCGCTTCTGGGCTGCTTCCCCAACGTCCAGATGCTCCGGCTGGACCTGGAGGAGCTGTTCCGGGACACGCCCCTGGCGACCTGGTACACGGCCGTGCGGCGGCGATGGGAACCCTACCTGCTGCCCGTGCTCTCCGACGCCTCCCGGCTGGCGCTCATGTGGAAGTTTGGCGGCATCTACCTGGACACGGACTTCATCGTCCTCAAGAACCTGAGGAACCTGACCAACATGCTGGGCATCCAGTCCCGCTATGTCCTCAACGGCGCCTTCCTGGCCTTCGAGCGCCACCACGAGTTCATGGCACTGTGCATGCGGGACTTCGTGGCCCACTACAACGGCTGGGTCTGGGGCCACCAGGGCCCGCAGCTGCTCACGCGGGTCTTCAAGAAGTGGTGCGCCACCCGCAGCCTGGGCGACAGCCACGCCTGTCGTGGCGTCACCATCCTACCCTGTGAGGCCTTCTACCCCATCCCCTGGCAGAACTGGAAGAAGTACTTCGAGGATGTCAGCCCCGAGGAGCTGCCCCAGCTGCTGAATGCCACCTACGCCGTCCACGTGTGGAACAAGAAGAGCCAGGGCACGCGCTTCAAGGCCACGTCCCGAGCGCTACTGGCCCAGCTCCATGCCCGCTACTGCCCCACGACACACGCGGCCATGAAGATGTACTTGTGAGGGGCCTACCAGgccacctccccacaccccacatcCTGATGGAGAAGGGCTCCCAGCAGTCCTTCCTGGGGAGGCGAGATGGGGGGCCCCGAGCTGCTGCAGCCCAGGATTTGGGGCAGGGGTAGGGGATGGCAGGGAACTGGCAGCTTGAGAGGTGTTGGAGGGCGGGCTGTGGGCCCTGGGGTCCACTCCCTTCAAGCCAGGGTGAAGCTAGAGGGACACCCCTTAGGCCAGTACACTGTCTCAGGGTAGAAGCGACAAGTGGTGGGGGAAGGGCCCCCAGCCAAAATCAGCTGGAGTGAGCTGGCTGAGCATTCTGGGTCTGGGACGGCACGTGGGAGCTGTGAACAGCGAAGCATTTTTCAGGCATCACAGGGAAGCCAGGCTGTTTGGGGCCGAAGTGCTCATGATGGCAGCATGGGGAAgcccagggaaggggagaggaaggtgggCAGAGCCTctagaggaaaggagaggagaggaggcccCTGGTGGGAGAGCTGTGTGCACACCCAGCCTTGTGGGCCTGGGGAATGGGGGCTTTGCTCTCCTGGTTTTGGCTTCTTTTTCAGAGGAGCTGAGGCTGGCAGAGGTGGCCTGGGGAGCATTTTGGGGGAGGCTGTCTGCCCACCCCATCCTTCTTTCCAGAGATGTTGGAAGGGTAACATGTGCCAGCTGCCCACTCTAGGGGCATGGGAGCATATTGTTATTTTGGCTTGGGGTaaagcatttaaagaaaacacCCGACCCTGCCcctaataaacaaagaaagataataaagacagaaaatgactCACTGACATCTAGTGCTTCTTGACTGATAAGGTACATCCACTTGCACAGCCCTTTTCAGACCTGCTCTGCAGATGGGGAAGCGTTGGGGCTGGAGGTTGTGCCACTTGCCTGAGGTCATGCAACCTGCCTGGATGGGAAGGACTGGGCCAGAGAAAAACCTCTCCAAGGGAAGGGCAACGCCCTAGCCGCTTGGTGTTGAGGAAGCTGCCTCAGAGCTGGACATTACAGCCAGGCTTCAGAAGCCCTCCCCAGCAGAACTGGGGGTGCTGCCAGGAACTCTGGAGCTCGTCAGGCTGCTCTCTGCCAGCTGAGGGGAGGTGTTTAGAGGCCTCTGGATTCTGCCCTCCAGTGGTCTTGGGCAGCCTGGTAAGGAGGTGAGTTCCCTGGTTCTAGAGGTGTTCAGGAGCCGGTGATGTATTTTGACGAAAACAATGAATGATGTCAATTATTTCTCCAACCACCGTATCATTTCACCTAtcttaaagttttttttcaaatgagcaGGTTTTTAccttaataatacaaataatatataactatatatacttAAGCAAGTGAGATGACCTCTTAGGGTCAAGCATTGTTTCATTAGTCATTTGGCCATTGTAtagtgagtgcctactatgtgtcagcaTACAGAGACGAAACAGACACTTCACTCCCTCACCCTAAACTCTTCTGTGGCTCCCTATTGCCTAAGGAACAAAGCCTGGCTCCTGGGCCCAGCATTCAAGGCCCTCAGTGATCTGGTCCCATGTTCCTCCCCAGCCGTGAGCGCtgccctccagccacactgaactgtacattcttgactccccaccccaccctagtgTCCATGTGTTGATACTCGGTGCCATTGCTGCGACCTGCAATGCCCTTCCCAACAATCTTGGCCAACACACTCCTGTTCCTTCCCATGTTCTCTACAAAGCCCTCCCTGACCGCCTCTCCTCCAGGCCCACAGCTCCCAGCATCCACCGTGACTGTTGGATGGCAATATTCACAGCCTGTCCTTCCATACAGCTCGAAGGGCAGAGCCGTATCAAGTCCCTCTCTGGCTCATCCCTGGGGTTGGGCTCAGGCTCCCAGTGGGCACATCTACGTAGTTTTTCTGGGGCCTCACGAAGTTCCTGTCAGTCTGTGCAGAGCTGAGGGCCCAGAGGCACCAGCTCTGGACCCCCAGTCCCCAGGGAACCCCCAGCTACCCCGACACCTTCTAACCTAGAGGGTTAGGCCAGGCCAGAGCAACTGCAGGCAGCTCTGTAGGAGTGCAGGCTGCCCAAATGTTCACATGCCTTCCCAGAGGACCCCGGTCTGGAAACAGGCCAGGAAGCGGCCTTGGCCCCAGACTTCCCTCACATCATGCCAGGCAGGGCCACGAATGGAAGAACTCGCAGATATTCCGGGCATCCTTGTCTCTGAGAAAGTGGGCATGGGGACACAGAGGTTAGGGATTGATTTTTCCTCTTCCACGGTCTAGTAACAACTCCGCATCCATCAGCGTGGAGGATCGGGGGCAGGGGGGTGCTCTACCTCGCTGAGCCAGCCTCTTAATGCAGCAGCTGTAAATCAATCAGGATCCAGCTGGCTAGAAATAACAGCAGCAGCCTAGAGAAAAGATGCTAAGAGGATAGGTGTGGCCTGATGAGAAAGGCTGATTCATCTTCAGGCCTGATTCCAGATGATCTCTGCTGCCCTCACCACTCAGCCTTGAGGACCCCAGCCTCCACCCACCCCTTGCACTTCCTCTGAGCTGGCAGGAACAGTTCTGAATGCCCAGGTCAGGGCGAGGGAGCCCAAAGGTCCCCTTTCCCTGCGTCCTGGCTGTGCCCTGGCCAGAGCCGTGCCCGTTGCCTCTTTGGCAAAGAGGAGATGGATGGTACCTACCTCCTAGTGTGG contains:
- the A4GALT gene encoding lactosylceramide 4-alpha-galactosyltransferase, whose protein sequence is MSRAPDCLLWPLRGIPRPRSCTLFIISFKFMFLVSIMIYWHVVGEPRRQGQFSNLPVDVPCPRLVPPTPPSSTPPQGNIFFLETSDRTNPNFLFMCSVESAARAHPESRVMVLMKGLPGGNASLPRHLGLSLLGCFPNVQMLRLDLEELFRDTPLATWYTAVRRRWEPYLLPVLSDASRLALMWKFGGIYLDTDFIVLKNLRNLTNMLGIQSRYVLNGAFLAFERHHEFMALCMRDFVAHYNGWVWGHQGPQLLTRVFKKWCATRSLGDSHACRGVTILPCEAFYPIPWQNWKKYFEDVSPEELPQLLNATYAVHVWNKKSQGTRFKATSRALLAQLHARYCPTTHAAMKMYL